One genomic window of Pseudomonas sp. LFM046 includes the following:
- a CDS encoding phosphotransferase: MKDLSGQALASLLEGATTIEEDGFGIKVARLDDGTFLKLYRRKRLLSSSFWQPPAERFARNAVRLNELGIRAPVIVDTFNIPERLLNGVRYSPLPGDTLRNLWKQASPQELGHEVERFGRFLGELHSLGVYFRSLHLGNVLKLPDGRLGLIDLSDMRISSNPLPRWKRKRNARHMLRYQLDAHWLATLHLEDLLRGYAGCAGESAAKALRIAINALQPSLPQGNPSKP, from the coding sequence ATGAAAGATCTTTCCGGCCAGGCACTCGCCTCCCTGCTTGAAGGTGCCACCACCATTGAAGAAGACGGGTTCGGCATCAAGGTCGCTCGCCTTGACGACGGCACCTTCCTCAAGCTCTACCGGCGCAAACGATTGCTCTCGTCCTCGTTCTGGCAGCCGCCAGCAGAGCGTTTCGCCCGCAATGCCGTGCGCTTGAACGAGTTGGGCATCCGCGCCCCGGTCATAGTGGATACCTTTAACATCCCCGAGCGCCTGCTCAACGGCGTACGCTACAGCCCCCTGCCAGGCGACACCTTGCGCAACCTCTGGAAACAGGCCTCGCCACAGGAACTCGGGCACGAAGTGGAACGATTCGGAAGATTTCTGGGCGAACTCCATAGCCTGGGGGTGTATTTCCGCTCCTTGCATTTGGGGAACGTCCTGAAACTGCCGGACGGCAGACTCGGCCTGATCGATCTGTCCGACATGCGTATTTCCAGCAATCCCTTGCCCCGATGGAAGCGCAAACGCAACGCACGTCATATGCTGCGCTATCAACTGGATGCCCACTGGCTGGCGACCCTTCACCTCGAGGACCTGCTGCGAGGCTATGCCGGCTGCGCCGGTGAGTCTGCCGCCAAAGCCTTGCGCATCGCCATCAACGCCTTACAGCCCAGCCTTCCTCAAGGGAACCCGAGTAAGCCATGA
- a CDS encoding aldo/keto reductase, with amino-acid sequence MNDLHSLHRPLGDTGLVVSPLGLGTVKLGRDQGVKYPSGFTIPDDAEARQLLALARDLGLNLIDTAPAYGRSEERLGPLLRGQRQEWVIVSKVGEEFENGLSRFDFSPEHTRFSVERSLKRLETDFIDLVLVHSDGNDLDVLRNSGVYETLAELKQAGKIRAFGLSGKTVDGGLLALEQGDCAMVTYNLNEQSEKPVLDFAVQQNKGILIKKGLASGHACLESGMDPVRASFELIFGHPGVTSAIIGTINPVHLTHNVATAAAVIGGR; translated from the coding sequence ATGAACGACCTGCACAGCCTCCACCGCCCGCTGGGCGACACCGGCCTGGTGGTTTCCCCGCTGGGCCTGGGCACCGTCAAGCTGGGCCGCGACCAGGGCGTGAAATACCCCAGCGGCTTCACCATTCCCGATGACGCCGAAGCCCGCCAGCTGCTGGCCCTGGCCCGCGACCTCGGCCTCAACCTGATCGACACCGCGCCGGCCTACGGCCGCAGCGAGGAACGCCTTGGCCCGCTGCTGCGCGGCCAGCGCCAGGAGTGGGTCATCGTCAGCAAGGTCGGCGAAGAGTTCGAGAACGGGCTCTCCCGTTTCGACTTCAGCCCCGAACACACGCGCTTCTCCGTCGAACGCAGCCTGAAACGCCTGGAGACCGACTTCATCGACCTGGTCCTGGTGCATTCCGACGGCAATGACCTGGACGTCCTGCGCAACAGCGGCGTCTACGAGACCCTCGCCGAGCTGAAGCAGGCCGGCAAGATTCGCGCCTTCGGTCTTTCCGGCAAGACGGTGGACGGCGGCCTGCTGGCCCTGGAGCAGGGCGACTGCGCCATGGTCACCTACAACCTCAACGAGCAGAGCGAGAAGCCGGTGCTCGACTTCGCGGTGCAACAAAACAAGGGCATCCTGATCAAGAAGGGCCTGGCCAGCGGCCATGCCTGCCTGGAGTCGGGCATGGATCCGGTGCGTGCGAGCTTCGAACTGATCTTCGGTCACCCCGGGGTGACGAGCGCGATAATCGGGACGATCAATCCAGTGCATCTGACCCATAATGTCGCGACGGCCGCCGCAGTCATCGGAGGCCGCTAG
- a CDS encoding acyltransferase, translating to MPQVHDQADVQSSTIGKGTRIWQYAVVLSGARIGRDCNICAHTFIENDVVIGDRVTVKSGVFLWDGIRVADDVFIGPNATFANDPMPRSKVYPEQFLEVRLERGASIGANATLLPGVTIGEYAMVGAGAVVTKDVPPRAVVVGNPARILRYLDDHDPISQP from the coding sequence ATGCCGCAGGTCCATGATCAGGCGGACGTGCAAAGTAGCACCATCGGCAAGGGCACCCGGATCTGGCAATACGCGGTGGTCCTTTCCGGCGCCCGGATTGGCCGCGATTGCAACATTTGCGCCCACACCTTCATTGAAAACGACGTTGTCATAGGCGACCGTGTCACCGTCAAGTCAGGCGTCTTTCTCTGGGATGGCATTCGCGTCGCGGATGATGTGTTCATTGGCCCAAACGCAACTTTTGCCAACGACCCCATGCCACGCTCCAAGGTCTACCCTGAACAATTTCTCGAGGTCCGACTCGAGCGCGGTGCCTCCATTGGCGCCAACGCAACGCTGCTGCCCGGCGTGACCATCGGCGAATACGCCATGGTTGGCGCTGGCGCAGTGGTTACCAAAGACGTACCCCCCCGCGCGGTGGTTGTCGGCAACCCCGCCCGCATCCTGCGCTACCTGGACGATCATGATCCCATTTCTCAACCTTAA
- the msbA gene encoding lipid A export permease/ATP-binding protein MsbA gives MSEQQLSTSSTSSLKIYFRLLGYVRPYVGMFLVSIVGYIIFASTQPMLAGILKYFVDGLSNPDAVLFPDTPYLQDLKLLQAVPLLIILIAAWQGLGSYLGNYFLAKVSLGLVHDLRLALFDSLLTLPNRYFDSHNSGHLISRITFNVTMVTGAATDAIKVVIREGLTVIFLFGYLLWMNWKLTLVMLAILPLIALMVSSASRKFRKQSKKIQVAMGDVTHVASETIQGYRVVRSFGGEPYESGRFRTASDDNTRKQLRMTKTSAVYTPMLQLVIYTAMAALMFLVLFLRGDASAGDLVAYITAAGLLPKPIRQLSEVSSTVQRGVAGAESIFEQLDEAPEVDHGTLERERVSGRLEVRNLTFQYPGTDKPVLHDISFDAEPGQMIALVGRSGSGKSTLANLIPRFYHHELGQILLDGVDIEDYRLRNLRRHIALVTQQVTLFNDSVANNIAYGDLAGAPREDIEKAAEAAYAKEFVDKLTQGFDTEVGENGVLLSGGQRQRLAIARALLKNAPVLVLDEATSALDTESERHIQAALDRVMDGRTTLVIAHRLSTIEKADLILVMDQGRIVERGTHSELLAMNGYYARLHATQFEDAAQPVET, from the coding sequence ATGTCCGAGCAGCAACTTTCTACCTCCAGCACCTCAAGCCTGAAGATCTACTTCCGACTACTGGGCTACGTCCGACCTTATGTCGGCATGTTCCTGGTCAGTATTGTCGGCTATATCATCTTCGCCTCGACCCAGCCGATGCTGGCGGGCATCCTCAAGTACTTCGTGGATGGACTGAGCAATCCGGATGCTGTCCTGTTCCCCGATACGCCTTATTTGCAGGACCTGAAGCTGCTGCAGGCGGTGCCGCTGCTGATCATTCTGATCGCTGCTTGGCAGGGGCTGGGCTCTTATCTGGGCAATTACTTCCTCGCCAAGGTATCCCTCGGCCTGGTGCATGACCTGCGCCTGGCGCTGTTTGACAGCCTGCTGACCCTGCCTAATCGTTATTTCGACAGCCACAACTCCGGGCATCTGATTTCGCGCATCACCTTCAACGTGACCATGGTCACCGGTGCGGCCACCGATGCCATCAAGGTGGTGATTCGCGAAGGCCTGACGGTGATTTTCCTGTTCGGTTACCTGTTGTGGATGAACTGGAAGCTGACCTTGGTGATGCTGGCCATCCTGCCGCTGATCGCCCTGATGGTGAGCAGCGCGAGCAGAAAATTCCGCAAGCAGAGCAAGAAGATCCAGGTGGCCATGGGCGATGTAACCCATGTGGCCTCTGAGACCATCCAGGGCTACCGCGTGGTGCGCAGCTTCGGTGGCGAACCCTATGAGTCCGGACGCTTCAGGACTGCCAGCGACGACAACACCCGCAAGCAATTGCGGATGACCAAGACTTCGGCTGTCTACACCCCAATGCTGCAGCTGGTCATTTACACGGCAATGGCTGCCCTCATGTTCCTCGTGCTCTTCCTGCGCGGCGATGCGAGTGCCGGTGACCTAGTGGCCTATATAACGGCGGCAGGCCTGCTGCCCAAACCGATCCGTCAGCTCTCCGAAGTCAGCTCCACGGTGCAGCGTGGCGTGGCAGGTGCGGAAAGCATCTTCGAGCAACTCGATGAGGCGCCCGAGGTGGACCATGGCACCCTTGAGCGGGAGCGGGTGAGTGGGCGTCTCGAGGTGCGCAACCTGACGTTCCAGTATCCCGGCACCGACAAGCCGGTGCTGCATGACATCAGCTTCGACGCCGAGCCGGGACAGATGATTGCCCTGGTGGGGCGCTCCGGCAGCGGCAAGTCCACCCTGGCGAACCTGATTCCGCGCTTCTATCACCATGAACTGGGTCAAATCCTGCTTGATGGTGTCGATATCGAGGATTATCGCCTGCGTAACCTCCGACGCCACATCGCGCTGGTGACCCAGCAAGTGACGTTGTTCAATGACTCCGTGGCCAACAACATCGCCTATGGCGACTTGGCCGGGGCGCCTCGGGAAGACATTGAGAAGGCGGCTGAAGCGGCCTACGCGAAGGAGTTCGTCGACAAGCTGACGCAAGGTTTCGACACCGAGGTGGGCGAGAATGGCGTGCTGTTGTCCGGCGGCCAGCGCCAGCGTCTCGCTATCGCCCGCGCCCTGCTGAAGAACGCGCCGGTACTAGTGCTGGACGAGGCCACCTCGGCCCTGGATACCGAGTCCGAACGGCACATCCAGGCTGCGCTGGACCGCGTGATGGATGGCCGTACCACCCTGGTTATCGCCCACCGTCTCTCCACCATCGAGAAGGCGGACCTGATCCTGGTCATGGATCAGGGGCGCATCGTGGAGCGTGGTACTCATTCCGAGTTGCTGGCCATGAACGGCTATTACGCGCGCCTGCACGCCACCCAGTTCGAGGACGCGGCCCAGCCGGTAGAAACCTGA
- a CDS encoding acyl-CoA dehydrogenase family protein, whose amino-acid sequence MNLEIPKKFRGLVGQAHQVAAQYFRPLSRKYDKAEHAYPRELDLLAAVLDGMNAGSPEAVGAGSASKRGTSREEGVRNGGNLSALLGVMELCWGDVGLLLAMPRQGLGNAAIAAVADEAQLKRFGGTWAAMAITEPGCGSDSAAIRTTAVRDGDHYVLNGEKIFVTSGERADAVVVWATLDRSLGRAAIKSFVVEKGTPGMTVTRLEKKLGIKASDTASITFSDCRVPAANLLGNAEIDVQKGFAGVMETFDNTRPLVAGMAVGVAKAALDRTRELLGQAGCHFDYRTPLLAVRHAEATLYRLEAEWEAARLLTLKAAWMADNRLPNSKEASIAKAKAGRVANEITLKCVELVGALGYGEDELLEKWARDSKILDIFEGTQQIQLLIVARRLLGKSSAELK is encoded by the coding sequence ATGAATCTGGAAATTCCCAAGAAATTCCGTGGCCTGGTCGGCCAGGCCCATCAGGTGGCGGCCCAGTACTTCCGCCCCCTGTCACGCAAGTACGACAAGGCCGAGCACGCCTATCCGCGCGAACTGGACCTGTTGGCCGCCGTGCTGGACGGCATGAACGCCGGCTCCCCGGAGGCCGTCGGTGCCGGTTCGGCGAGCAAACGCGGCACCTCCAGGGAGGAAGGCGTGCGCAATGGCGGCAATCTGTCCGCCCTGCTCGGGGTGATGGAGCTGTGCTGGGGCGATGTCGGCCTGCTCTTGGCCATGCCGCGCCAGGGGCTGGGCAATGCCGCCATCGCCGCCGTGGCCGACGAGGCGCAGCTCAAGCGCTTCGGCGGCACCTGGGCGGCCATGGCCATTACCGAGCCGGGGTGCGGTTCGGACTCGGCGGCCATCCGCACCACGGCGGTGAGGGATGGGGATCATTACGTGCTCAACGGCGAGAAGATCTTCGTCACCTCCGGCGAACGCGCTGATGCGGTGGTGGTCTGGGCCACCCTGGACCGCAGCCTCGGTCGTGCGGCCATCAAGTCCTTCGTGGTGGAGAAGGGCACGCCAGGCATGACGGTGACACGCCTGGAGAAGAAACTCGGGATCAAGGCCTCCGATACCGCCTCCATTACGTTCAGCGACTGCCGGGTACCGGCCGCCAATCTGCTGGGTAATGCCGAGATCGACGTGCAGAAGGGCTTCGCCGGGGTCATGGAAACCTTCGATAACACGCGCCCACTGGTGGCGGGGATGGCGGTGGGGGTGGCCAAGGCGGCCCTGGACCGTACCCGCGAGTTGCTGGGCCAGGCTGGCTGCCACTTCGACTACCGCACACCGCTGCTGGCGGTGCGTCATGCGGAGGCGACTCTCTACCGGCTGGAGGCGGAATGGGAGGCGGCGCGGCTGCTGACCCTGAAGGCCGCCTGGATGGCCGACAACCGCCTGCCCAACTCCAAGGAGGCCTCCATCGCCAAGGCCAAGGCCGGGCGGGTGGCCAACGAGATCACCCTGAAGTGCGTGGAACTGGTGGGTGCCTTGGGCTATGGCGAGGACGAGCTGCTGGAGAAATGGGCGCGGGACTCAAAGATTCTCGACATCTTCGAGGGGACTCAGCAGATCCAGTTGCTGATCGTGGCGCGGCGATTGCTGGGCAAGAGTTCCGCCGAGTTGAAGTAG
- a CDS encoding FdtA/QdtA family cupin domain-containing protein: MSLIKLIDFRTFADSRGTLAVVEGNLDVPFDIRRVYYLYGLSGDLQRGFHAHHELEQIAICLNGSCSFLLDDGQSKERLRLDSPRQGLRIEKMIWHEMYDFSADCVLMVLASEHYDESDYIRDYEQFVAEVKHAAGP, encoded by the coding sequence ATGAGCCTTATCAAGCTGATCGACTTCCGCACCTTTGCCGACTCCAGGGGAACCCTGGCAGTCGTCGAAGGAAATCTGGACGTGCCCTTCGATATCCGTCGCGTCTATTACCTGTACGGACTGAGCGGTGATCTCCAGCGCGGTTTCCATGCCCATCATGAGCTGGAGCAGATTGCCATCTGCCTCAACGGCAGTTGCAGCTTCCTTCTGGACGATGGCCAGAGCAAGGAAAGGCTGAGACTGGACTCCCCCCGTCAGGGCCTGCGTATCGAAAAGATGATCTGGCATGAGATGTACGACTTCTCAGCCGATTGCGTACTGATGGTCCTGGCCAGCGAGCATTACGACGAGTCCGACTACATCCGCGACTATGAACAATTCGTCGCCGAGGTGAAGCATGCCGCAGGTCCATGA
- the hldE gene encoding bifunctional D-glycero-beta-D-manno-heptose-7-phosphate kinase/D-glycero-beta-D-manno-heptose 1-phosphate adenylyltransferase HldE has protein sequence MKLSMPRFDQAPVLVVGDVMLDRYWHGGTSRISPEAPVPVVKVEQIEDRPGGAANVALNIAALGAPAMLVGITGVDEAADSLTDSLNAAGVDVHFQRLAEQPTIVKLRVMSRHQQLLRMDFEEAFDTNAEAVAAEVERLLPKAKVLVLSDYGKGALKNHQALIQAARRCGVPVLADPKGKDFGIYRGASLITPNLSEFEAIVGRCADEAELVAKGAALMQELELGALLVTRGEHGMTLLRPDHPPLHLPARAREVFDVTGAGDTVISTLAAALSAGEELPQAVALANLAAGIVVGKLGTAAISAPELRRAVQREQGSERGVLGLEQLLLAIEDARAHGEKIVFTNGCFDILHAGHVTYLEQARAQGDRLVLAVNDDASVSRLKGPGRPINSVERRMAVLAGLGAVDWVVSFAEDTPERLLSQVKPDVLVKGGDYGIDQVVGADIVRAYGGEVRVLGLVENSSTTAIVNKILDRS, from the coding sequence ATGAAGCTGTCCATGCCCCGATTCGATCAGGCCCCCGTTCTGGTGGTGGGTGACGTCATGCTTGACCGCTACTGGCATGGCGGCACGTCGCGCATTTCGCCCGAAGCGCCAGTGCCCGTCGTCAAGGTGGAGCAGATCGAGGACCGTCCCGGCGGCGCAGCCAACGTTGCGCTGAACATCGCGGCCCTGGGGGCGCCCGCCATGCTGGTGGGTATCACCGGTGTTGACGAGGCAGCTGACAGCCTCACCGACAGTCTCAACGCGGCGGGTGTCGATGTGCACTTCCAGCGACTTGCCGAGCAGCCGACCATCGTCAAGCTGCGAGTCATGAGCCGCCACCAGCAACTGCTGCGCATGGACTTCGAGGAAGCCTTCGACACCAATGCCGAAGCTGTGGCCGCGGAAGTCGAGCGCCTGCTGCCCAAGGCCAAGGTGCTGGTGCTGTCCGACTACGGCAAAGGCGCGCTGAAGAACCACCAGGCGCTGATCCAGGCTGCTCGCCGCTGCGGCGTGCCGGTGCTGGCCGACCCCAAGGGCAAGGATTTTGGCATCTACCGCGGTGCCAGTCTGATCACCCCGAACCTCAGTGAATTCGAAGCCATTGTCGGACGCTGTGCCGATGAGGCCGAGCTGGTCGCCAAGGGCGCAGCCCTGATGCAGGAACTGGAACTTGGCGCCCTGCTGGTGACTCGTGGCGAGCACGGCATGACGCTGCTGCGTCCCGATCACCCGCCGTTGCACCTGCCGGCCCGTGCTCGCGAAGTGTTCGACGTGACCGGCGCTGGCGATACCGTGATTTCCACCCTGGCCGCTGCCTTGTCCGCTGGCGAGGAACTGCCCCAGGCCGTGGCGCTGGCCAACCTCGCCGCCGGCATCGTGGTCGGCAAGCTGGGTACCGCCGCCATCAGTGCCCCTGAACTGCGCCGAGCGGTGCAGCGCGAGCAAGGTTCCGAGCGTGGCGTGCTGGGGCTGGAGCAACTGCTCCTGGCCATCGAGGACGCCCGCGCCCATGGCGAGAAGATTGTCTTCACCAACGGCTGCTTCGACATTCTCCACGCCGGCCACGTGACCTACCTGGAGCAGGCCCGCGCCCAGGGTGATCGCCTGGTTCTGGCCGTCAACGACGATGCCTCGGTCAGCCGCCTCAAGGGACCGGGCCGTCCGATCAATAGCGTCGAGCGGCGCATGGCCGTATTGGCGGGACTTGGCGCGGTGGATTGGGTCGTCAGCTTTGCCGAGGACACTCCCGAGCGCCTGCTGTCCCAGGTCAAGCCTGATGTGCTGGTCAAGGGTGGCGACTACGGCATCGACCAGGTGGTGGGCGCCGATATCGTCCGCGCCTACGGTGGCGAGGTAAGGGTGCTCGGCCTGGTGGAGAACAGCTCCACCACTGCGATCGTCAACAAGATCCTGGATAGATCCTGA
- a CDS encoding acyl-CoA dehydrogenase family protein, with protein sequence MPMSPNLQGRALALLNRVAQAHWPDRLKLRKAFEKLLYSGTRAGFRLAARRGSTASSPAAPDEIFDLSLSDEQRMLVEMLEAFALETLRPAAHDADARAALPATLLNQTHELGLAHYGVGEHLGGLAGERTLLTNALMAEALAKGDLSLAASLLVPLSAANCIRRWASPEQQAAWLPAFVTGHPAPRLAIAVSEPTPLFDPHRLATRARRKGSYFVLDGEKCLVLDGMDTSRLILAAETGKGPALFMVETCSKGLELHAEPAMGLKACGTARIRLKGVRVPVESRLGSTDFDYQTFLDLSQLAWCALALGTGQAALDYVIGYCNERTAFGEPISHRQGVAFMVADMAIELDAMRLMVWRACARADRGDEFRREAYLARLLCAEKAMKIGTDAVQLLGGHGFTQEHPVERWYRDLRAIALMTGGLHL encoded by the coding sequence ATGCCGATGTCCCCCAACCTTCAGGGCCGTGCCCTGGCCTTGCTGAATCGCGTGGCCCAGGCCCATTGGCCTGACCGCCTGAAGTTGCGCAAGGCTTTCGAAAAACTCCTCTACAGCGGCACTCGCGCCGGCTTCCGTCTGGCTGCTCGGCGTGGGAGCACGGCATCGAGCCCGGCGGCCCCGGACGAGATATTCGACCTGTCCCTGTCCGACGAGCAGCGCATGCTGGTGGAGATGCTGGAAGCCTTCGCCCTGGAAACCCTGCGCCCGGCTGCCCATGACGCGGACGCGCGGGCAGCGCTGCCCGCAACATTGCTCAATCAGACCCATGAGCTTGGGTTGGCACACTATGGCGTCGGCGAACATTTGGGCGGCCTGGCCGGCGAGCGCACCCTCCTCACCAATGCCCTGATGGCCGAAGCGCTGGCCAAGGGCGATCTGAGTCTCGCGGCTTCGCTGCTGGTGCCGCTCTCGGCGGCCAACTGCATTCGCCGCTGGGCATCGCCCGAGCAACAGGCCGCCTGGCTGCCTGCCTTCGTCACCGGACATCCCGCACCGCGTCTGGCCATTGCGGTGAGCGAGCCAACGCCGCTGTTCGATCCGCACAGGCTCGCCACTCGCGCCCGGCGCAAGGGCAGCTATTTCGTGCTGGATGGCGAGAAGTGCCTGGTGCTGGACGGGATGGATACCAGCCGTCTGATCTTGGCTGCTGAAACCGGCAAGGGCCCGGCCCTGTTCATGGTGGAGACCTGCAGCAAGGGGCTTGAGCTGCACGCGGAGCCCGCCATGGGGCTGAAGGCCTGCGGCACCGCGCGTATCCGGTTGAAGGGGGTAAGGGTGCCGGTGGAGAGCCGCCTGGGCTCTACTGACTTCGATTACCAAACCTTTCTCGACCTCAGCCAGTTGGCCTGGTGCGCGCTGGCGCTGGGCACCGGTCAGGCTGCCCTCGACTATGTGATCGGTTATTGCAATGAGCGCACGGCCTTCGGCGAGCCCATCAGTCACCGCCAGGGCGTGGCTTTCATGGTGGCGGACATGGCCATCGAACTGGACGCCATGCGCCTGATGGTCTGGCGGGCCTGTGCCCGTGCCGACCGAGGCGATGAGTTCCGCCGTGAGGCCTACCTGGCCCGGCTGCTCTGTGCCGAGAAGGCCATGAAGATCGGCACCGATGCGGTGCAATTGCTGGGCGGTCATGGCTTTACCCAGGAGCATCCCGTCGAGCGCTGGTACCGCGACCTGCGCGCTATCGCCTTGATGACCGGCGGCCTGCACCTTTGA
- a CDS encoding acyltransferase: MFERLYLRLRNLAYKNRFRIKAGNTLDLPVSAQRQMKKITVKLGGRNNRLIVGEGVQLTHCEIRIDGQDNLIEIGPRVRFSAGKIYVRDTSGQHIRIGEDTTVEDAYLLVDEAASIDIGRECMLSFDIQIRTGDSHSILDMHSGERLNPSRDVRIGDRVWIGRDVQLLKGTVLQPESVVGACSVVSRAFDEGNCVVAGVPARVVRQGIRWDRAKL; this comes from the coding sequence ATGTTCGAGAGGCTCTACCTGCGCTTGCGCAACCTGGCTTACAAGAACCGCTTCAGGATCAAGGCCGGCAATACACTGGATCTGCCCGTCAGTGCGCAGCGGCAGATGAAGAAGATCACGGTCAAGCTCGGCGGGCGCAACAATCGCCTCATCGTGGGCGAAGGCGTCCAGTTGACCCACTGTGAAATTCGCATCGACGGCCAGGACAACCTGATCGAGATCGGCCCACGGGTGCGTTTCAGCGCGGGCAAGATCTACGTGCGCGACACCAGCGGCCAGCACATCCGTATCGGTGAAGACACGACGGTGGAAGATGCCTACTTGTTGGTGGACGAAGCGGCCAGCATCGATATCGGTCGTGAATGCATGCTGTCCTTCGATATCCAGATCCGCACAGGTGACAGTCATTCCATTCTCGACATGCATAGCGGCGAGCGTCTGAACCCGTCTCGCGACGTGCGGATCGGCGACCGGGTGTGGATCGGCCGCGACGTACAGCTGCTCAAGGGCACTGTCCTGCAGCCCGAGTCCGTGGTCGGTGCCTGCTCCGTGGTCAGTCGCGCGTTCGACGAGGGCAACTGCGTGGTTGCGGGCGTTCCGGCGCGCGTCGTCAGGCAGGGCATACGCTGGGACCGCGCAAAGCTCTGA
- a CDS encoding O-antigen ligase family protein: protein MRFDLAEKAVKLSTATAASSKMRGFQHMARFHVNLMVLPGSTSARIYDFISRRWLPLGFLVLLTGLFWVAERSQYSKAFYALLALPALTAAILRPALLRQLLRDPVVLSFLAFSAWLLLSLIWTASSDSPGSLAKRPLYVFMLFLACTVMAVDEERLLLGALRIAAMIAAIAALVCLAQFFLHPPVGKRLIGTGGLLNPLLTSHLLGFFCAYWLAAWVTHQEQVHWVPLLAFIPLIAATVATGSRTPLLALLASASWLILLTNGRRTMMVMVLLGVTGLGLAMLLPESLLQRGLSLRPQIWQSALEQVSGFLWLGHGYGSDFQFQIDGVRNIWSDPHNVEIAVLLELGLIGLACWLLMYGMAFANCLRLKELPSIKIASCLMVYGLAAGMTEGSSFLSRPNESWFLIWIPLAIVVSLSIQQRLREKT, encoded by the coding sequence TTGCGCTTCGACTTGGCCGAAAAGGCGGTGAAGCTTAGCACAGCGACTGCCGCTTCCAGTAAAATGCGCGGCTTTCAGCACATGGCGCGCTTCCACGTGAACCTTATGGTACTTCCCGGGTCCACTTCGGCACGAATCTACGATTTCATCAGTCGTCGCTGGCTCCCACTGGGTTTTCTGGTCCTACTGACCGGCCTGTTCTGGGTGGCCGAACGTAGTCAGTACAGCAAAGCTTTCTACGCCTTGTTGGCCCTTCCAGCGCTCACCGCGGCCATCTTGCGCCCGGCGCTACTCCGCCAACTGCTCCGCGACCCCGTGGTCCTGTCCTTCCTGGCATTTTCAGCCTGGCTGCTGCTGAGCCTGATCTGGACAGCGAGCAGCGACAGCCCCGGGTCGCTGGCTAAGCGTCCCCTGTATGTCTTCATGCTGTTTCTTGCCTGTACCGTGATGGCCGTGGATGAGGAGCGGTTGCTACTTGGAGCGCTGAGGATCGCCGCGATGATTGCTGCTATCGCCGCCCTTGTCTGCCTTGCCCAGTTCTTCCTCCATCCACCCGTAGGCAAGCGACTGATAGGCACCGGCGGCCTGCTGAACCCGCTGCTGACATCCCACCTGTTGGGTTTCTTCTGCGCCTATTGGCTAGCGGCCTGGGTAACCCATCAGGAGCAAGTGCACTGGGTTCCGCTCCTGGCGTTCATCCCGCTCATCGCCGCGACCGTGGCAACAGGCTCTCGCACACCCCTGCTGGCACTCCTTGCCTCCGCATCCTGGCTGATCCTGCTGACAAACGGTCGCCGCACCATGATGGTCATGGTTTTGCTGGGAGTAACAGGTCTCGGCCTTGCCATGCTGCTTCCCGAGTCGCTCCTGCAGCGAGGACTTTCGCTGCGCCCACAGATATGGCAATCAGCGCTGGAGCAGGTGAGTGGATTCCTCTGGCTCGGCCACGGTTATGGCAGCGACTTCCAGTTCCAGATAGATGGTGTCAGGAATATCTGGTCCGACCCCCATAACGTAGAGATCGCGGTGCTGCTCGAACTCGGCCTTATCGGTCTTGCGTGCTGGCTGCTGATGTACGGGATGGCGTTTGCCAACTGCCTGCGTTTGAAGGAGCTACCGAGCATCAAAATTGCCTCCTGCCTGATGGTTTACGGCCTCGCGGCCGGTATGACCGAGGGCAGCAGCTTCCTGTCCAGGCCCAATGAAAGCTGGTTCCTGATCTGGATTCCATTGGCCATCGTGGTCAGCCTGTCCATCCAGCAGCGCCTGCGAGAAAAAACATGA